In Diabrotica undecimpunctata isolate CICGRU chromosome 9, icDiaUnde3, whole genome shotgun sequence, the DNA window TTCAGTCAgtcttaaaaattttttttcctgGTGGGGGGAGTGTGTAACGCttaaaacgttacatttttgttcttattaatttcaaagtactttccactattttctgcgcatgctatttgatttttattgataataagttctttttcctttgtttgtattcctatattttatttcaatattttcctattacaaataaatccgctgattaatttcttaagtcccCTCGTAGTCCTACCTTCGCTTACTTTATCGTACAAGAAACAGAAACCCCACTCCTAAATAATTTACTTCTATCAATCCGACCCGATTTAAttccttttttaaaataaaccagcaaacgagaaggtattattaaaaatgtaagtCCTCGTGGTCAGAAACTTCCAACGGTCTGGGTAAGTTAATACTTTGCTCTTTTTACAACAACATATTTTCATACTTTAATCAAGAACACTTTTAGTTTTTCGTATAATTTGTGTACGCAAGTACTTAAAAACtgcttacaatttttattttctttttacctttgctgtaataataataattcaatataaatcgtatttatcgcacaactttgtctttttcatttttcatttaataatttatctattaattacaattattaatttgtgagttttggcaacatcaGAGAATTCTGGATCGGTATACAGGTCTCGGAGAGAAGAGCTTTCCGCTTGCCAGAATTCTTCTGTTGTTGGACAAAACTCGTGCCATGACGAGTTTTATAGCGGCTTTTGTTTTTCTagccaccttggtttttattcaagagaatccatcttggtttttattcaagagaatccatcttggtttttattcaagagaatccaccttggtttttattcaagagaatccatcttggtttttattcaagagaatccatcttggtttttattcaagagaatccatcttgaagaatacgaaaatgaaattgttttttttttggaataagaaatccatctcgattttgaaagtccgcatggctttggattggagagggatccacatggtttcggcttagcggcatggtttttgcagacattgtatggtccgagttgagaaggaaacagcaggaggatttctcatagagtagagctaagtttctttatttcttgagattttgtatatagatgcttaattccctgttgttagaacctcaatttaattgttattacattttgaattattaaaatataaataaataaagatatgtgttaaagaaattgttttattaatatttcccgATTTCTCAAATTAAGTTAGTTTATGCCGAACATCACCCCTGAGGGGTTTCAATGTGCAATGGGTGGGCTAGCCGTTACAAATATTAACCTGGTATTAAAAAAACAAAGTCGTTATGAATTGACTTGTTTATTAGGGAAACAAgtcaataaacataatacaaaacaAAGGACAAGAGGGGAAAAAGAAACACACAGTGGCGTTCAACCaatttaattaattcatcaagctgcAATAAAAGAAATACATTAGTATCAATTTggaatcataaataaataaacttactaaTCTTTAATGCCCATATTATTACTACCGGCTCTTCTTCTATAATAAACAGCCGGAATCTTGAAACCCTTCCAAAATATTGGGCAGATATGGGAGCCGCCTCTTCTTGTCCAAACACGACTCCTATGGAGCGGCTCCTTAAATGACTTGGTAATTTTCTCTGCAGAAACGCTCTGAAAAAaatgagtaaaataaaaaattattgtacacGTCTGAAGTTGTTGTTTATTGTGTAGTGACATAGTTATCTTTcatttctgaaacaaaaaaaaatgtgttaataGAAGTAGTATAAATACAGGGTGTCTCAGAGtagattttagtttttaaatcaataaaactcGGTTTCAGAACCTGTTAGAAAAACATTTATTAGGCAAATAGACACACAGAAAACGCGGATTTCTTAAATAATACGTCGGTTAGATGTTGATCATCTCGCTCGTAGCACTCTTGCAATCTGGAGCGCAAATTGAGAAAGACGCGCTCACACATATCCACTGGAATGTTCTTAATAGCGTTGCGAATATTTTGCTTCAGCTCTTCGATGGTGGCTGGTGGGTTAGCGTAGACGATGTTCTTTAAATACCCCCACAGAAATAAATCTAAAGGGATAAGGTCAGGAGATCTTGGGGGAAAACGAATATCACCATTTTGTGAAATCAGTGTGCCTGGAAACATTTCTGTTTCTGTGGGCGTTTATTGAAATGTTCGCTGTATGTGGCGTAGCATCGTCTTGCTGGAACCATGTATTGCCTGGATTATACCCGGGAAAATTATTCAATTCTGGACGTAGCCAATTCCGCAACATGGCAGTGTATCGTGTAGTATTAACAGTTAGCGTGCGTCCCCTAGCATCTTCAAACAAATAAGGTCAGATGATCTCCGATGCAGACATGCCACACCAAACCGTCACCTTTCTTGAATGCTGTAATTGTTTCTGgtgtaattcatttggattttcAGGACACCAGTAGCGAGCATTGTGCTTGTTGACATATCCATTAAGGTGAAAGTGAGCCTCGTCACTGAAAATAATCCCTTCTTAAGCCACCGTCATCCCAAAAACGAGTCATCATCTCCTCAGAAAAATTTTTCCTCAGTAAGTGATCAGTTTTTTTCAAATATTGGTTTAACTGAATTTTATAAGGGTGAAAACTTAAATCGTGCTTTAAAATACGCTGGATACTAGCACGAGACAAATTTAGCGCTTGTGCATGTTTGCGAAGTGAACGACGAGGATTACCATTCACAGCACGTCGAACTCTTTCAATATTGACAGGAGTTCGAATAGTTTTTGGTTTGCCTGGATGTTTCACATTTGTGACAACTCCTTCTTCTCTAAATTTCTTTACCCATGCGTGCACTAACATCACGGATGGTGCATCACCCACGCGTCTAATATTGTACCGCGCACAAAAACGGCGCCGAGCAACTATATAGGAATCGTTGGCTTTAAAATACGCCTTAACCATGTAGGCGCGCTGCATCTTCATCCACTTTTCCATGGTAACTGAAATCCGCACGTGTCGGCTACACGGCTGATGCATCGTTTCCATGGAATTTCGAACAGGGTCGGCGTAAGGTAAGTTTAAATACTAAAATCTACTCtgagacaccctgtatatacaaaGTCCCAACGTGCTTTATTATCATTCAACAAATTGTAACGAGTGGTTTTGAATACTTCAATTTACAGTAAGTGCAATtagtttatacatatattttatgtattagtatattTCTGTGGTGCTAAGGCAAAACCCGATATgtcaaaaaaattgattttgtcaGGAGCCACTTTTTAAAATTCGCATCTTTGTTGTAAATCAGTTTTACGTGCAATAATGTTGAAAGTTGTCTAAATTGTTTACTAATAAATACTCTTTATGCCTCCACAAAATTATGGCCAAATTTTGTGAGATAactaaaatatttagttaaattcaACGTATCGTGTTTTGCCTGCATTAGTTATACTGACGAAGAGGACATGTCGCTCACAAATGACTCCATGTCGGCTTTTGCCTCCTATGTATTCTCTCTCTTACTAAACTTATTGCCTTATTCATGAACGAAGGTATTTTTGTCAGACTTTACATTGTACGGTGTATCGTTCTAGGTGcttacaataaaacataaaaaaaaaacaaaatcttttacaaatatattcaaaaaatttaaacaacaaaatttattattattcgttTTCGTCAGAGGGATCGTCCAATAATTCTGGTAACCTGGCGTTAGTTTCcagatttaaataaaaactgtgACAGTCGGAGTGAATCACTGGAAGGAGACTAAGTAGACTTTTTCTTTAGAGGGTTGATAGGTAGTGGCCCATCATAACATTTCGACAATAAAGGCGTCGGTCGTTTACCACGGTTTAATCGTCTCAAATCCAGTTCTCTGAAGTTTTCATCATCGAGTGCCGTTTTAAATTGAAGTACCCCGAAGGTTTTTTCGTACCTGATCCATTTCATGTCAAGCCAACTTACTTTTCTTCCCTCCGTATCTGTAGTTCTTGATCCTGCACTACTTTTGAAAATGACATCATGTCATCTTGAGTCATTTCATGGACACGAAATGGTTTTTTACCTCTTACAGTGCGGACGAATTGGAACCAATCTCGTGGAACCATAATGGCTGACAAAATATGAAAACATGGTGGCcatgtttatgtttttattttgaccgCCACATGTATCTGAGTAGGTAACAACATGGCTCACATTCTCAGgaagatttttcaatttttgcaaAACGCAGGAAGCAATCTCTTCAGACCCCCTTTTTCCGATTGCTTCATGCCACATGTAGCAGTCAGTAGTACCCCCGTCTGTGGTGCAATCACGGATCGTTAAATGTTGAGAGAAGACGCTTATAAAAAGAGACGTTGCTTCGAGTCCCTTTGTTTGTCTTCAGATGCTTCAATGAAATGATTGTACAAAGCTTTAAAATCTGTCCAAACTGCTTTCACCGCCATTAAGCTGGAGGCTACCCAACGAGTATCTAAAACACGGCCGATTTTCAACATTTGCTCCTCTAGTCCTTTAGCAACTTCTGCCAACTCTCTGCTGTTTTTCGGTGAACAACTAAACATGTTTCTAATTTTATCCATGAATATCTTAAAATGATTGATTCCAGCTACTTCTTCTATGGAATCGTGCACGGCAAGCTCTAAACGATGGTTCAAACAATGCCAAATGAACAAGTTGGGGAACGTTTCAGTAAGCTGTATAGCAAGGCCAGATTTCTTGCCTAGTAGCACTGAAGCACCATCACAAGTTAGAGCAATCATATGGTCTTTCATGAATTCAAAGCTTAGACCTAATGCTTGtaactgatttaaaagttcttgtAATATACCAGCTGATGTTGTGCTATTTAGCTCAAAAAGTGTTAAGAACACTGTCATAGGGTTTTGCATTCCCTTTAGAACAGTTCTGATATAAACCACCAAAGCATTTTTGTTTGAAACTGAAGTGGCTTCATCCAAAAGCAGGGAAAATTTAGAGTCTGACTTGATTAGGCCATTTATCAAGTCTGATTTCATTTCATCAGAAATATGATGAATTATATTGGAGCaagcaacatttgaatgtaggaTTCGCCCCATATCTAAGCCATTCATTATTTGAAAATCAATTTCAGTTTCAAACTCAAAAAATGGCCTATTTAGTTTAGCTTGCTTATAAGCCGTGCGGAAAATGCGCTCAGTTACAATCTGCTGCTCTTTATGCATAGAAGCAACAGCTTTTTTCATTGTATCTTTCTTAGCTTCAATGAGTATTTTTTCAGCCAAAGAATGAGCTCGAGACCCACGGTGTAAAAATATCTTTTTCCTAAGAGAGGATTGCTGGTCTTTTTTATTGTTTCCATAAGCGGTAACAGTTCCTAAAACCCACTCTTCGCTAATCTTTAGGCCCTTCGTTTTCTCTGCACCTAGAGTACTCACACTACGGCAAACGTTGCAACCTAGTTCTCTGTTCACAATTAACCACGGATTTTTAGCTTTAAATTCAACAATTTGTTCTTCAGACCAACAAACTGGCTGTTCACCCCTATTAACAAAATCATTATTTTCATTACTAACCTTAGCTTCGTCTGCATCAGATCCCAAACCCACCGACCTGGATACTATTTTGACCGACGAGGAAGTCGAAGGGGAGTGGTAATCGCAATTATCCTCATTGATCCCGATTGCGTCTTCTTTTTTATCTTGAT includes these proteins:
- the LOC140450811 gene encoding E3 SUMO-protein ligase KIAA1586-like; translation: MTTRKIVDFFKPNPKKQKGYANNENCSSEALTTTSIVDQDKKEDAIGINEDNCDYHSPSTSSSVKIVSRSVGLGSDADEAKVSNENNDFVNRGEQPVCWSEEQIVEFKAKNPWLIVNRELGCNVCRSVSTLGAEKTKGLKISEEWVLGTVTAYGNNKKDQQSSLRKKIFLHRGSRAHSLAEKILIEAKKDTMKKAVASMHKEQQIVTERIFRTAYKQAKLNRPFFEFETEIDFQIMNGLDMGRILHSNVACSNIIHHISDEMKSDLINGLIKSDSKFSLLLDEATSVSNKNALVVYIRTVLKGMQNPMTVFLTLFELNSTTSAGILQELLNQLQALGLSFEFMKDHMIALTCDGASVLLGKKSGLAIQLTETFPNLFIWHCLNHRLELAVHDSIEEVAGINHFKIFMDKIRNMFSCSPKNSRELAEVAKGLEEQMLKIGRVLDTRWVASSLMAVKAVWTDFKALYNHFIEASEDKQRDSKQRLFL